The following coding sequences are from one Haliotis asinina isolate JCU_RB_2024 chromosome 3, JCU_Hal_asi_v2, whole genome shotgun sequence window:
- the LOC137276875 gene encoding solute carrier family 22 member 6-A-like, producing MATVDKPGATDDEVSPLSVKMDELIGELGKTGRFQILVFILLCFNYCPLVFNHVIMAFFGARIAHTCHAVGNTSFFTHNSINKTVIGQEYGQCDTKLFLEDGVNLTLDCKPGQWTYDPDGRETTIGTEWDLVCDDDSLRSLATTIYFCGVMVGGLLFGYLSDRFGRRPIMLATLYAPVAIGLGIHFVPSYTWFVCLRFVEGIFLQGLQISTYVLVAEMFVPAYRSFAGAILECFWGGSVIAVAALAYLIRDWRYIQLAISLPSSLALFYICVIHESLRWLIMHGRLEDAEKYVTKVTTFNRKVFPTESWESVRSVAETKEASSQQQYTFIDLFKTPQIRKRSILLFYIWFAVAVGYYGLTFKITSLAGNKYLSFFIGACVEMLAYLMDIYVMVKIKRRVAITSFALLAAVTCIIAGALPPGETDSGVDMTLLSTGFAIVGRFAVGGLFSLIFMYTSEVYPTVIRNIGMGTCAFWTRVGGVVAPQINRLGQHTSETAPIIVFGVMTLIVAVATVFLPETHEKKLPNTIKEVEHPGGITRTPVFVETRM from the exons ATGGCCACCGTGGATAAACCTGGAGCCACAGATGACGAGGTGTCGCCACTGAGTGTAAAGATGGACGAACTGATTGGCGAGTTGGGAAAAACAGGAAGATTCCAAATACTTGTCTTCATCCTGCTCTGTTTCAACTACTGTCCACTGGTGTTTAACCACGTCATCATGGCGTTCTTTGGCGCTCGGATTGCACACACTTGTCACGCCGTCGGAAATACCTCTTTCTTTACTCATAATTCAATCAATAAGACCGTCATTGGTCAAGAATATGGGCAGTGTGACACAAAACTCTTCCTGGAAGATGGTGTCAACCTCACCCTGGACTGTAAGCCAGGCCAATGGACGTATGACCCGGATGGACGGGAGACAACTATTGGGACGGAG TGGGACTTGGTATGTGATGACGACAGCCTACGAAGCCTGGCCACGACAATCTATTTCTGTGGAGTGATGGTTGGAGGACTACTGTTCGGGTACCTGTCTGACAGGTTTGGCCGCCGACCCATAATGCTTGCCACTCTGTATGCTCCCGTGGCCATCGGTCTTGGAATACACTTTGTGCCGTCCTATACCTGGTTTGTCTGTCTCCGATTTGTGGAAGGCATCTTTCTACAG GGACTTCAGATAAGTACTTACGTTCTTGTAGCTGAGATGTTTGTCCCGGCCTATAGGTCTTTTGCTGGTGCCATTCTGGAATGTTTTTGGGGAGGAAGTGTCATTGCAGTTGCAGCGCTTGCATATCTTATACGCGATTGGCGCTACATTCAGCTGGCAATCAGCCTCCCAAGCAGTTTGGCGCTGTTTTACATATG CGTCATACATGAGTCCCTGCGCTGGCTGATCATGCACGGACGACTGGAGGATGCGGAGAAGTACGTCACAAAGGTAACCACCTTCAACAGGAAGGTCTTCCCCACAGAATCCTGGGAATCGGTGCGTTCTGTGGCGGAAACCAAAGAAGCTTCTTCACAACAGCAATACACCTTCATAGATCTGTTCAAGACTCCTCAGATAAGGAAGCGAAGTATTCTACTCTTCTACATATG GTTTGCAGTTGCAGTTGGTTACTATGGATTAACGTTCAAGATCACATCATTGGCTGGCAACAAGTACCTCAGTTTCTTCATTGGAGCTTGTGTGGAAATGCTTGCCTACCTCATGGATATTTATGTCATGGTGAA AATAAAGCGACGAGTTGCGATCACTTCCTTCGCCTTGCTGGCTGCTGTGACGTGCATCATAGCAGGGGCGTTGCCCCCAGGAGAGACGG atTCCGGTGTTGACATGACACTCTTATCAACTGGTTTCGCCATAGTTGGACGATTCGCTGTGGGCGGACTGTTCAGTTTGATATTCATGTATACGTCTGAAGTGTACCCAACTGTAATCAG AAATATTGGTATGGGCACATGCGCATTTTGGACTCGTGTGGGTGGAGTTGTTGCACCACAGATAAACAGACTG GGTCAGCACACGTCCGAGACTGCCCCCATCATTGTGTTCGGCGTCATGACCCTCATCGTCGCAGTCGCCACCGTCTTCCTACCAGAAACCCACGAGAAGAAActtccaaataccatcaaagaAGTGGAGCACCCAGGCGGAATCACCCGAACTCCCGTCTTTGTGGAAACAAGGATGTGA